Proteins encoded within one genomic window of Thiothrix litoralis:
- the cydD gene encoding thiol reductant ABC exporter subunit CydD, whose translation MSTQDKPHKPDPAITNALKSWKTHSGFWLKAAVAIGLVSGLLLIGQAWLLAKTVNAVVFSKATLPDVMPWLWGMLAIFLCRAGLAWASEQAAFHAAVQVKLAIREQLYQKVQQLGPAWLSGERSGDIINSLSDGVEALEAYYARYVPAMALMALIPMALLVFVFANDWISGLIMLGTAPLIPLFMILIGKGTEKRNQQQWQALARMSAHFLDVIQGLTTLKLFNASRREARMVAQISDQHRLATMSVLRVAFLSSFVLEFFSTVSIAIVAVLIGFRLFWGEMDFFYGFFVLLLAPEFYLPLRNMGTQYHARMQAIGATERIVAILGETVETRDGTRDVISANTHTPIHLQNLTFTYPDGRQGVKDLNLTIHPGETLALVGLSGAGKTTLINLLMGFLQAQSGQILLGDTPLNTIAPETWRKQFAWLPQKPQLFPGTVADNIRLGQPQASLDAVQAAAEQAQAHAFIRALPQGYDTVIGEAGQGLSGGQIQRIALARAFLKDAPLVILDEATANLDRESETLVQAAVQKLAVGRTLIMIAHRLRTVQDADRIAVMDDGQVVQTGTHAELLQTSPVYQQMVNAYGGEA comes from the coding sequence ATGAGCACACAAGACAAACCCCACAAACCCGACCCCGCCATCACCAATGCCCTGAAAAGCTGGAAAACCCACTCGGGTTTCTGGCTAAAAGCGGCGGTTGCCATTGGCCTCGTTTCCGGCCTATTGCTGATTGGACAAGCATGGCTATTGGCGAAAACCGTCAACGCTGTCGTTTTCAGCAAGGCCACATTGCCCGATGTGATGCCGTGGCTATGGGGAATGCTGGCCATTTTTCTATGCCGTGCCGGGTTGGCGTGGGCATCGGAACAGGCCGCGTTTCATGCAGCGGTTCAGGTGAAACTCGCCATTCGTGAACAGCTTTACCAGAAGGTGCAGCAACTGGGCCCGGCGTGGTTGAGTGGCGAACGTTCCGGCGACATTATCAATTCCCTCAGTGACGGGGTGGAAGCGCTGGAAGCCTATTACGCCCGCTATGTGCCTGCGATGGCGTTGATGGCGTTGATTCCGATGGCTTTACTGGTGTTTGTGTTTGCCAATGACTGGATTTCTGGCTTGATTATGCTCGGCACTGCGCCGCTGATTCCGCTGTTCATGATTCTGATCGGCAAAGGCACGGAGAAGCGCAACCAGCAGCAATGGCAAGCGCTGGCACGTATGAGCGCCCATTTCCTCGACGTGATTCAGGGCTTGACCACCCTCAAGCTATTTAACGCTAGCCGTCGTGAAGCGCGGATGGTGGCGCAAATTTCCGACCAACACCGGCTGGCTACCATGTCGGTGCTGCGGGTCGCGTTCCTGTCGTCTTTTGTGCTGGAATTCTTTTCCACCGTGAGCATTGCGATTGTCGCGGTGTTGATCGGTTTCCGCCTGTTTTGGGGGGAAATGGACTTCTTCTACGGCTTTTTCGTGCTGTTACTTGCCCCTGAATTCTACTTGCCGCTGCGCAATATGGGCACGCAATACCACGCGCGGATGCAAGCCATCGGCGCGACAGAACGGATTGTGGCGATATTGGGGGAAACGGTCGAGACGCGGGATGGGACGCGGGATGTCATATCTGCCAACACTCATACCCCTATTCACTTGCAAAATCTCACCTTCACTTACCCCGACGGTCGCCAAGGCGTGAAGGACTTGAACCTAACGATTCACCCCGGTGAAACCCTCGCGCTGGTCGGTCTCAGCGGTGCGGGCAAGACCACGCTGATCAACTTGCTGATGGGCTTTTTGCAAGCACAAAGCGGGCAAATCCTGCTCGGCGATACACCGTTGAACACCATTGCACCGGAAACATGGCGCAAGCAGTTCGCATGGTTGCCGCAAAAGCCGCAACTGTTCCCCGGCACGGTGGCTGACAATATCCGTCTCGGTCAGCCGCAAGCCAGCCTTGACGCAGTGCAAGCAGCGGCGGAACAGGCACAGGCGCACGCCTTCATCCGTGCCTTGCCGCAAGGTTACGACACGGTAATCGGCGAAGCGGGGCAAGGCTTGTCAGGCGGGCAAATCCAGCGGATTGCCTTGGCACGCGCTTTCCTCAAGGATGCGCCGCTGGTCATTCTCGACGAAGCCACCGCGAATCTGGATCGCGAAAGCGAAACCCTGGTGCAAGCAGCCGTGCAAAAACTCGCGGTTGGGCGCACCCTGATCATGATTGCCCACCGCTTGCGCACGGTGCAGGATGCCGACCGCATCGCCGTCATGGATGACGGGCAAGTGGTGCAAACCGGCACGCACGCCGAATTGCTGCAAACCTCGCCAGTCTACCAGCAGATGGTGAACGCCTACGGAGGTGAAGCATGA
- a CDS encoding AAA family ATPase, producing MKIPYGLSNFKKVITEGFVYVDKTAYIAALEDDGQYHFLLRPRRFGKSLFISALEYYYDVKHQADFDAIFSKLHIGQHPTPTRSSYQVLFMEFSGIATDSAESVYRAFNTKVDVALRNFLKRYEYPQQAQAGVAAMTSPYEKMEYFFGVTANQKLLLLLDEYDHFANSILAENMPLFKTIVGKGGFVRSFYETIKAATQRGTVDRLFITGVTPIMLDSLTSGFNIGKNLSLQEDFNAAVGFTKDEVAGLLQPLAVDCHLDASVLLNDVTRWYNGYRFHADAPETVYNANMVLYFLDNFDTKRCAYPKKMLDANIASDYGKLMGLFGIGDREDNYKVLDELLNTGEVIARQAEKFDFDKGFFRDDFISLLAYMGFVSLQREELAGEVFAIPNHVMQEMYFQYFKAELERRNQIEIPNRGLASAVASLAADDNIQPLMDEMQRVLQVLSNRDFMKMDEKHIKTLLLTLLYHSPVYYIQSEREMNHRYPDILLLERSPYAVPHQHLIELKYAKKSEGVKGWEAKREEGITQVQGYLSVPEIATLPKLSAWVVLTDSEQLNVVKIQ from the coding sequence ATGAAAATCCCCTACGGCTTGAGCAATTTCAAGAAAGTCATCACCGAAGGCTTTGTCTATGTGGACAAAACCGCCTACATCGCCGCGCTAGAGGATGATGGGCAGTATCACTTTCTGTTGCGCCCGCGCCGTTTCGGTAAAAGCCTGTTCATTTCGGCACTGGAGTATTACTACGACGTAAAACACCAAGCCGATTTCGACGCAATCTTTTCCAAACTCCACATCGGGCAACACCCCACCCCGACGCGCAGCAGCTATCAGGTGCTGTTCATGGAGTTCAGCGGGATTGCGACGGATAGCGCGGAATCGGTTTACCGTGCGTTCAATACCAAAGTCGATGTGGCTTTGCGAAACTTCCTCAAACGTTACGAGTATCCGCAACAAGCGCAGGCTGGAGTTGCTGCAATGACTTCTCCCTACGAGAAAATGGAGTATTTTTTTGGGGTAACAGCCAATCAGAAGCTGCTTCTGTTGCTCGACGAATACGATCATTTCGCCAATTCGATACTGGCGGAGAATATGCCGCTGTTCAAAACTATCGTCGGCAAGGGTGGTTTCGTGCGCAGTTTTTACGAAACCATCAAGGCCGCCACCCAGCGCGGCACGGTAGACCGTTTGTTCATCACGGGGGTTACGCCGATCATGCTGGATAGCCTGACCAGTGGGTTTAATATCGGCAAAAACCTGTCGTTACAAGAAGACTTCAATGCCGCCGTCGGTTTTACCAAGGATGAAGTAGCGGGTTTACTCCAGCCTTTAGCGGTCGATTGCCATCTGGATGCCTCAGTGTTGCTGAATGATGTGACCCGCTGGTACAATGGCTACCGCTTCCACGCGGATGCCCCTGAAACGGTTTATAACGCCAATATGGTGCTGTATTTTCTGGATAATTTCGACACAAAACGCTGTGCTTATCCGAAAAAAATGCTGGATGCGAATATTGCCTCCGACTATGGCAAGTTAATGGGCTTGTTCGGCATCGGCGACCGTGAAGACAATTACAAGGTGCTGGATGAGTTGCTCAACACGGGCGAAGTCATCGCACGACAGGCGGAAAAATTTGATTTTGACAAAGGTTTTTTTCGGGATGATTTCATCAGCTTGTTAGCCTATATGGGGTTTGTGTCACTGCAACGCGAAGAGTTGGCTGGTGAGGTGTTTGCTATCCCCAACCATGTGATGCAAGAGATGTATTTCCAGTATTTCAAAGCGGAACTGGAGCGCCGTAACCAGATTGAGATTCCCAATCGTGGCTTAGCATCGGCAGTGGCATCCTTGGCTGCGGATGACAATATCCAGCCGTTAATGGATGAGATGCAGCGGGTACTACAGGTGCTTTCCAACCGCGATTTCATGAAGATGGATGAAAAGCACATCAAAACCTTGCTGCTGACGCTGCTCTACCATTCGCCGGTGTATTACATCCAAAGTGAGCGCGAAATGAATCACCGTTACCCCGACATCCTGTTGCTGGAGCGCAGCCCGTATGCCGTGCCGCATCAGCATCTGATCGAACTGAAATACGCCAAAAAATCCGAAGGTGTGAAAGGCTGGGAAGCCAAGCGGGAAGAGGGTATTACGCAAGTGCAGGGCTATCTGTCTGTGCCCGAAATCGCCACATTGCCCAAACTCAGCGCGTGGGTGGTGCTGACCGATAGTGAACAACTGAATGTGGTGAAAATACAATGA
- a CDS encoding Crp/Fnr family transcriptional regulator — translation MHLQQNNGQLKPCPVHEFALFAELGDAFSEALKAVDSDIIEYNAGETIYAAGVSAQHIYLLREGYVKLFKTTFSGKDQIIRVVKAGEIFGFDGLVDIRYNHSAVPLKRATVCRIAVDKLDALGARRPEVERLIMVRCIKELQHADERLLELGAKRSDERLASFLLAWCNTTSSASRWTPLVLSRLEIAQLLGLTIETVSRLFAQWKREGLVEERQQAIQIMDRNKMKQVADSQA, via the coding sequence ATGCATTTACAGCAAAACAACGGGCAACTGAAACCTTGCCCAGTACACGAATTCGCCCTGTTTGCAGAGCTGGGGGATGCTTTCAGTGAGGCATTGAAGGCCGTGGATAGCGACATTATTGAGTACAACGCGGGGGAAACCATTTACGCAGCGGGCGTGAGTGCGCAGCATATTTATCTATTGCGCGAAGGGTACGTCAAACTATTCAAAACCACGTTCAGCGGCAAAGACCAGATTATCCGGGTTGTCAAAGCGGGCGAAATTTTTGGCTTTGATGGGCTGGTCGACATCCGCTATAACCACAGTGCCGTGCCGCTGAAGCGTGCTACCGTTTGCCGCATTGCTGTCGACAAGTTGGATGCACTGGGAGCGCGTCGCCCTGAAGTCGAACGTTTGATCATGGTGCGCTGCATCAAGGAATTACAGCACGCAGATGAGCGCTTGCTGGAACTGGGTGCAAAACGCTCTGACGAACGCTTGGCCTCTTTCCTGTTAGCATGGTGTAACACCACGTCGTCCGCCAGCCGCTGGACACCATTGGTACTTTCCCGCCTCGAAATCGCTCAGTTGCTGGGCTTGACCATCGAAACCGTCAGCCGCCTGTTCGCCCAGTGGAAACGCGAGGGGCTGGTGGAAGAACGGCAGCAAGCCATCCAGATCATGGATCGCAACAAAATGAAACAGGTGGCGGACAGCCAGGCTTGA
- the cydC gene encoding thiol reductant ABC exporter subunit CydC translates to MKDLIRLLRLFKPYQGWMLLGMLLAFVTLMANVLLMAVSGWFITAMAMAGVAGVSMNYFTPAGLIRFAAIARTAGRYGERLVTHEATFRILSELRVWFYQKLEPLAPARLEAYRSGDLLSRIRADIDKLDNVYLRLLVPVVVAMLATLVFVLVLWFYDPLLALVEFTLLMVAGVMVPWLMNRWGASTGQQMVTTAAQMRSALVNDLQGMGELLVYGAADAHAAHIRQLSQDLAAQQQKMSGLQGIAQGALGLCANLAMWGMLLVAIPLVSEGKLLPPQLAMLALFALASFEAVMPLPLAFQTLGETLAAARRIFSLADMPPAVAEPEQPLPVPETLHFAFRDVDFRYQPEGTDVLHNISLDLPPAHKLAIVGATGSGKSTLASLLLRFREPVSGEILLDGQPLQQYHGEVLRQHIAVVSQQTHLFNTTLRENLLLARPDAGQEALDAACQLALIHEFISSQPQGYDTWAGETGVRLSGGQAKRIAIARAVLKNAAVLILDEPTEGLDPETAQQVMANLVVHATAQRQSLLLITHRLHGLEQMDSIHVMDAGCIIESGTHAQLLAAKGHYQQLSVSGKLLVEKIKT, encoded by the coding sequence ATGAAAGACCTGATCCGCTTACTGCGCCTGTTCAAACCGTATCAGGGCTGGATGTTGCTGGGCATGTTACTGGCGTTTGTTACCCTGATGGCGAATGTTTTGCTGATGGCGGTGTCTGGCTGGTTCATCACGGCGATGGCGATGGCGGGCGTTGCCGGTGTCAGCATGAATTATTTCACCCCGGCAGGGCTGATTCGTTTTGCGGCGATTGCCCGCACTGCCGGGCGCTATGGGGAACGGCTGGTGACGCACGAAGCCACCTTCCGCATCCTTTCCGAATTGCGGGTGTGGTTTTACCAGAAGCTGGAACCGCTTGCCCCGGCACGGCTGGAAGCTTACCGCAGCGGTGATTTGCTCAGCCGTATTCGTGCTGACATCGACAAGCTCGATAATGTTTACTTGCGTCTGTTAGTGCCGGTGGTCGTGGCAATGTTGGCAACGCTGGTGTTTGTGCTGGTGCTGTGGTTTTACGACCCGTTGCTGGCGCTGGTGGAATTCACCTTGCTGATGGTTGCCGGGGTCATGGTGCCGTGGTTGATGAACCGTTGGGGGGCAAGCACCGGGCAGCAGATGGTGACGACGGCCGCACAGATGCGTTCGGCGTTGGTCAACGACTTGCAGGGCATGGGCGAATTGCTGGTGTATGGCGCGGCGGATGCCCATGCGGCACACATTCGCCAGTTGTCGCAGGATTTGGCGGCGCAACAGCAAAAAATGAGCGGCCTGCAAGGCATTGCGCAAGGTGCTTTGGGGTTGTGTGCCAATCTGGCGATGTGGGGCATGTTGCTGGTGGCGATTCCGTTGGTGTCGGAAGGTAAATTGTTGCCGCCGCAATTGGCGATGCTGGCGCTGTTTGCGTTGGCGAGTTTTGAGGCGGTGATGCCGTTGCCACTGGCTTTCCAGACATTGGGTGAAACCCTCGCGGCAGCACGGCGTATTTTTAGTCTGGCTGATATGCCGCCAGCGGTGGCCGAGCCAGAACAGCCGTTGCCTGTGCCGGAAACGCTGCATTTTGCATTTCGGGATGTGGATTTCCGGTATCAGCCTGAGGGAACTGACGTTCTCCACAATATCTCGCTCGACCTTCCCCCCGCGCACAAGTTGGCCATCGTTGGGGCTACCGGGTCGGGCAAAAGTACCCTCGCCAGCTTGTTGCTGCGTTTTCGCGAACCTGTTAGTGGCGAAATCCTGCTGGATGGGCAGCCGCTTCAGCAGTATCACGGTGAAGTTTTACGTCAACACATTGCAGTCGTATCGCAGCAAACCCATTTGTTCAACACCACCCTGCGTGAAAATCTGTTGTTAGCACGCCCGGATGCGGGTCAAGAAGCACTCGATGCCGCCTGCCAATTGGCGTTGATCCACGAGTTCATCAGCAGTCAACCGCAAGGTTACGATACTTGGGCGGGTGAAACCGGGGTGCGTTTGTCGGGTGGGCAGGCGAAACGCATCGCGATTGCGCGTGCCGTGCTGAAAAACGCTGCGGTGCTGATTCTCGATGAACCCACCGAAGGGCTTGACCCGGAAACCGCGCAACAAGTGATGGCAAATCTGGTCGTCCACGCCACTGCCCAGCGCCAAAGCCTGTTACTGATTACCCACCGTTTGCACGGGTTGGAGCAGATGGACAGCATCCACGTCATGGACGCAGGGTGTATCATCGAGTCCGGTACGCACGCGCAATTGCTGGCAGCCAAGGGTCATTACCAACAATTATCGGTTAGTGGCAAGTTGTTGGTTGAAAAAATAAAAACCTGA
- a CDS encoding HAD family hydrolase — protein MPQLTALLFDVDGTLADTERDGHRPAFNKAFREAGLDWDWSVELYADLLTVTGGKERIRYFVEKYLPDFAPEEGIAEFAARMHKRKTHFYLAMLQAGEIPLRVGAERLIREARAAGLRLGIATTTTPENVTYLLKATLGEASIGWFECIAAGDIVPKKKPAPDIYLYAMEMMGLQPEECLAFEDSDNGIRSSTAANLKTIVTINDYTRDHDFSKAVLVVDQFGEPDKPFTVLSGDAGKHTCVMIDLLQQVFSQETHS, from the coding sequence ATGCCACAACTGACTGCACTACTGTTTGACGTAGACGGAACCCTCGCCGACACCGAACGTGACGGACACCGCCCAGCCTTTAATAAAGCCTTCCGTGAAGCCGGTCTGGATTGGGATTGGAGTGTCGAGCTGTATGCTGACCTGTTGACGGTAACGGGTGGCAAAGAGCGCATCCGCTATTTTGTGGAAAAATACCTGCCGGATTTCGCCCCGGAAGAGGGCATTGCCGAGTTCGCGGCGCGGATGCACAAGCGCAAAACCCATTTCTATCTGGCCATGTTGCAAGCGGGTGAAATTCCATTGCGGGTGGGGGCGGAACGCCTGATTCGTGAAGCGCGTGCTGCCGGGTTGCGCTTGGGAATTGCTACCACCACGACCCCGGAAAATGTCACTTACCTGTTGAAAGCCACCTTGGGTGAGGCATCTATCGGCTGGTTTGAGTGCATTGCTGCCGGTGATATTGTGCCGAAGAAAAAGCCCGCGCCGGATATTTACCTGTATGCGATGGAGATGATGGGCTTACAGCCTGAAGAGTGTCTGGCGTTTGAAGATTCCGACAATGGCATCCGTTCTTCCACGGCGGCTAATCTGAAAACCATTGTGACCATCAATGACTACACCCGTGACCATGATTTCAGCAAGGCAGTTTTGGTGGTTGACCAGTTTGGCGAGCCAGATAAGCCGTTTACCGTATTGAGCGGTGACGCAGGCAAGCATACCTGCGTCATGATCGACTTATTACAGCAAGTGTTTAGCCAAGAAACCCATTCCTGA
- a CDS encoding peroxidase family protein has protein sequence MQTIDNNARSSSQGYGQTSSSSSKSNRNQTVTPQAIGALFQLPDYNGGNKNPLQSIFNLIQQLIAQLRQNCGNASNTTEYRSIDGTGNNKKNPEWGSANRSDLRKTVPQDSSREPGGTTEQRLPNPRDVSNAVVAQDGNTANSKGLSDLFWMWGQFLDHDITLTPTSADPADYANIAIPAGDPYFDPNNSGTASLNFARSISTTDANGQSQQTNAITAFIDGSNVYGSDAAHADALRSHEGGKLLMSTGDMMPMENNQFIAGDERANENIGLTSMQTLWVREHNRLADELAQQHPRWSDEQIYQEARKTNVAEMQAITYNEFLPALLGDNALPRYTGYKADVNPEIDNAFATAAFRLGHSMLSSTLLRLDENGQEIPEGNVALRDAFFRPDKVQEAGIDPILRGAASQTAQAADPMIVDDVRNFLFGQPGEGGFDLAALNIQRGRDHGLAGYGDTREALGLTPVNSFDSNVWREGFGAKLASVYDSPADVDLWVAGLAEKPAGDSLFGETFTAILTDQFTRLRDGDRFFYQNQFSGQQLKDLNNLKLSDIIERNTDFDNVQENAFVASNSHLSVQPQAAIATTTTSSSQQSPVTQRSSSVVQSLGVNTNRSSMSDMSQQMMQSDKPLTAQQIRDLMQSVRNGFLG, from the coding sequence ATGCAAACCATTGACAATAATGCCCGCTCCTCATCGCAAGGATATGGGCAAACTTCCAGCTCTAGCAGCAAATCCAACCGTAACCAAACCGTAACACCACAGGCCATCGGTGCACTGTTTCAATTGCCCGACTACAACGGTGGCAACAAAAACCCGTTACAAAGTATTTTCAACTTGATCCAGCAATTGATTGCACAACTGCGCCAAAATTGCGGCAATGCATCCAATACCACTGAATACCGCAGCATAGATGGCACCGGTAACAACAAGAAAAATCCTGAATGGGGTTCCGCCAACCGCAGCGACTTGCGCAAAACCGTTCCACAGGACAGCAGCCGTGAACCCGGTGGCACAACTGAACAACGCCTGCCAAACCCACGCGATGTCAGCAATGCGGTTGTGGCACAGGACGGCAACACGGCTAATAGCAAGGGTCTGAGCGATTTGTTTTGGATGTGGGGGCAATTCCTCGACCATGACATAACCCTGACACCCACCAGCGCCGACCCGGCAGACTACGCCAATATTGCCATTCCCGCAGGCGACCCGTACTTTGACCCCAACAATAGCGGAACCGCCAGCCTGAACTTTGCACGCAGCATCAGCACTACCGATGCTAACGGGCAAAGCCAGCAAACCAATGCCATCACAGCCTTCATTGATGGCTCTAACGTTTATGGCTCTGATGCTGCCCACGCTGATGCACTGCGCTCTCATGAAGGTGGCAAACTACTGATGTCCACAGGCGACATGATGCCGATGGAAAATAACCAGTTTATTGCCGGAGATGAGCGTGCTAACGAAAACATCGGCCTAACCTCCATGCAGACCCTCTGGGTACGCGAACATAACCGTCTGGCTGACGAACTGGCGCAACAACACCCCAGGTGGAGCGATGAGCAAATCTATCAAGAAGCCCGTAAAACCAATGTCGCCGAGATGCAAGCCATTACCTATAACGAATTCCTACCTGCGCTGCTAGGTGATAATGCCCTCCCCCGATACACAGGCTACAAAGCCGATGTCAACCCTGAAATCGACAATGCCTTTGCTACAGCCGCGTTCCGTCTGGGGCATTCTATGCTCTCCTCCACGCTGCTACGACTGGATGAAAATGGTCAGGAAATTCCTGAAGGCAACGTAGCACTACGGGATGCCTTCTTCCGCCCGGATAAAGTGCAGGAAGCGGGTATTGACCCTATCTTGCGTGGTGCTGCCTCCCAAACCGCGCAAGCGGCCGACCCGATGATTGTGGATGATGTGCGTAACTTCCTGTTCGGGCAACCGGGCGAAGGTGGGTTTGACTTGGCTGCCCTCAATATCCAGCGCGGGCGTGACCACGGCTTGGCAGGCTACGGCGATACACGGGAAGCACTTGGCCTGACACCTGTCAACAGTTTCGACTCCAATGTCTGGCGTGAAGGCTTCGGCGCAAAACTGGCAAGCGTTTACGACAGCCCGGCGGATGTGGACTTGTGGGTAGCGGGTTTGGCGGAAAAACCGGCAGGTGATTCTCTATTTGGCGAAACATTCACTGCGATTCTGACTGACCAGTTCACCCGTTTACGTGATGGCGACCGTTTCTTCTACCAAAACCAGTTCTCGGGGCAACAGCTCAAAGACCTGAACAACCTAAAGCTGTCTGACATTATTGAGCGCAACACTGACTTCGACAACGTGCAGGAAAATGCGTTTGTGGCATCCAATAGTCACCTGAGTGTACAGCCACAAGCTGCAATAGCGACGACAACGACCAGCAGTTCCCAGCAGTCGCCGGTCACTCAACGTAGCAGCAGTGTCGTCCAATCACTCGGCGTGAATACCAACCGTTCATCAATGAGCGATATGAGCCAGCAAATGATGCAGTCTGACAAACCTCTGACTGCACAGCAAATCCGTGACCTGATGCAATCCGTCAGGAATGGGTTTCTTGGCTAA
- a CDS encoding AAA family ATPase — protein sequence MKIPYGLSNFKKVITEDFVYVDKTAYIAALEADGQYHFLLRPRRFGKSLFISALEYYYDVKHQADFDAIFSQLHIGQHPTPTRSSYQVLFMEFSGIATDSAESVYHAFTHKVDLALQRTLKRYHYPPEAIASVAQSPSPYEKMESFFKATEEQKIFVLIDEYDHFANSMLADDPKLFQSVMGKGGFVRSFYETIKTATQRGTVDRIFITGVTPLMLDSMTSGFNIGVNLSLNEDFNAAMGFTQAEVAALIQPLVDTCQLDAGLLLNDLAHWYNGYRFHPKALETVYNANMTLYFLRNFSVKNCSYPEQMLDENIASDYRKIMALFSIGDREANYQVLDELVTTGTVKAQQQRKFELDKNFSRDDFISLLAYMGFVTISGSSLTQTVFAIPNHVIRELYFHYFKVELERRNQISIPNQSLTQAIELLALQNDIQPLLNEMQRVLQVLSNRDFMKMDEKHIKTLLLTLLYHSPVYYIQSEREMNHRYPDILLLERSPYAVPHQHLIELKYAKKSEGVKGWEAKREEGITQVQGYLQLPEIAALPKLSAWVLLTDSEQLDVVKIQ from the coding sequence ATGAAAATCCCCTACGGCTTGAGCAATTTCAAGAAAGTCATCACCGAAGATTTTGTTTATGTTGATAAAACCGCCTACATCGCCGCGTTAGAAGCCGATGGGCAGTACCACTTTCTGTTGCGCCCGCGCCGTTTCGGTAAAAGCCTGTTCATCTCGGCACTGGAGTATTACTACGACGTAAAACACCAAGCGGATTTCGACGCAATCTTTTCCCAACTCCACATCGGGCAACATCCCACCCCGACGCGCAGCAGCTATCAGGTGCTGTTCATGGAGTTCAGCGGGATTGCCACCGATAGCGCGGAATCGGTTTACCATGCGTTTACCCATAAAGTTGACTTGGCTTTGCAACGCACCCTTAAACGTTATCACTATCCGCCTGAAGCCATCGCCAGTGTTGCGCAAAGCCCGTCTCCCTATGAAAAGATGGAATCTTTTTTCAAAGCGACTGAAGAACAAAAGATTTTTGTGTTGATCGACGAATACGACCATTTCGCCAATTCGATGCTGGCGGATGACCCGAAGCTGTTTCAAAGCGTGATGGGGAAGGGTGGTTTCGTGCGCAGTTTTTACGAAACCATTAAAACAGCGACTCAGCGCGGCACAGTAGACCGAATATTCATCACAGGTGTTACCCCGTTGATGCTCGACAGCATGACCAGCGGGTTCAATATCGGGGTGAATTTGTCCTTGAATGAGGACTTTAATGCAGCGATGGGTTTCACCCAAGCCGAAGTCGCGGCACTAATACAACCGCTGGTGGATACTTGCCAATTGGATGCGGGGCTTTTACTGAACGACTTGGCGCATTGGTACAACGGCTACCGTTTCCACCCTAAAGCCCTCGAGACGGTCTACAACGCCAACATGACACTGTATTTCTTACGTAATTTCAGCGTAAAAAATTGTAGCTACCCCGAACAAATGCTGGACGAGAATATCGCCTCCGATTACCGCAAAATCATGGCATTGTTCAGCATCGGCGACCGTGAAGCCAATTACCAAGTGCTGGATGAGTTGGTCACGACTGGCACGGTAAAAGCCCAACAGCAACGCAAGTTTGAGCTGGACAAAAATTTCAGCCGTGATGATTTTATCAGCCTGCTGGCTTACATGGGGTTTGTGACCATTAGCGGTAGCTCCCTGACGCAAACGGTGTTCGCCATCCCTAACCATGTGATCCGCGAACTCTATTTCCACTACTTCAAGGTGGAACTGGAACGCCGCAACCAGATCAGCATTCCCAACCAGTCCTTGACGCAAGCCATTGAACTGTTGGCGTTGCAAAACGACATCCAGCCATTGCTGAATGAAATGCAGCGGGTGTTGCAGGTACTTTCCAACCGCGATTTCATGAAGATGGATGAAAAGCACATCAAAACCCTGCTGCTGACGCTGCTCTACCATTCGCCGGTGTATTACATCCAAAGCGAACGCGAAATGAATCACCGTTACCCCGACATTCTGTTGCTGGAGCGCAGCCCGTATGCCGTGCCGCACCAGCATTTGATCGAACTGAAATACGCGAAAAAGTCCGAGGGGGTGAAAGGCTGGGAAGCGAAGCGGGAAGAAGGCATTACGCAAGTGCAAGGCTATTTGCAGTTGCCCGAAATCGCTGCATTGCCCAAACTCAGCGCGTGGGTGTTATTGACCGATAGTGAACAACTGGACGTGGTGAAAATACAATGA